In Microcaecilia unicolor chromosome 1, aMicUni1.1, whole genome shotgun sequence, the following are encoded in one genomic region:
- the LOC115481375 gene encoding uncharacterized protein LOC115481375, whose protein sequence is MELRLRSRFLLLLTLTIALRLQTAISKVFFSHLEGYCSDTCKKSGKEFKCNIINQNGDAESQYCSPQEGLDYRGRECKDEHPCGKYGQDFYWCYLKEEIYLNSRAVCGLIFNDVDHFTSTDNMACKGECSARSTGAFQCDTGISHDYCSPEVNVDYYGRECRRDHPCGKYGENYHWCYLKRGSHEKCGMIEPKVVSHRTRSYGALCLGECLAEGRDYFWCETLRGWDYCSPLPDVTYRNVPCRVDHPCDLHGKSYYWCYTDNSWDYCGPVENNECAYTKVPTGKKIFPNSELICHDDRNDMLAQFIVQTAPKILSDSKSYVYEAHMMINRWRNDFLDEENTPQLLSSAHGKLHLDHKGFTNVDDIQYHDYQIQTTCGALIAQVLIPNNTNIRARYVRRALVESLYRRARITIRVQPFFTVEDAFLHFFKLLLLHKEAQNKLQENADIAQEETQLLNSSQLFPPNNPKLVFN, encoded by the coding sequence ATGGAGCTGCGCCTGAGGTCAAGGTTTCTTCTTTTACTGACTCTGACAATTGCTCTGAGACTTCAAACTGCCATCAGCAAAGTCTTCTTCTCCCACTTAGAGGGCTATTGCTCTGATACCTGCAAGAAGTCTGGAAAGGAATTCAAATGCAATATTATTAACCAAAATGGTGATGCAGAATCACAATATTGCTCCCCACAGGAAGGCCTGGATTACCGGGGACGTGAATGTAAAGATGAACACCCCTGTGGTAAATATGGACAAGATTTTTACTGGTGCTATCTAAAAGAAGAGATATACCTAAATAGTCGTGCAGTTTGTGGATTAATTTTTAATGATGTGGATCATTTTACATCAACGGATAACATGGCTTGCAAAGGTGAGTGCTCTGCAAGGAGCACAGGAGCCTTCCAATGTGACACTGGCATCTCTCATGACTATTGCTCCCCTGAGGTAAATGTGGATTACTATGGCAGAGAGTGCAGAAGAGACCATCCCTGTGGAAAGTATGGGGAAAATTACCACTGGTGTTACTTGAAAAGAGGAAGCCATGAAAAGTGTGGGATGATTGAGCCTAAAGTTGTGTCACACAGGACTAGGTCCTATGGAGCCCTCTGCTTGGGGGAGTGTTTAGCTGAGGGAAGAGACTATTTCTGGTGTGAGACattaaggggatgggattacTGCTCGCCACTGCCCGATGTCACCTACAGAAACGTGCCCTGCCGAGTTGACCACCCCTGCGACTTGCATGGCAAAAGTTATTACTGGTGCTACACAGATAACTCCTGGGATTATTGTGGCCCAGTGGAGAACAATGAGTGTGCTTATACCAAGGTGCCGACAGGGAAGAAGATATTTCCTAACTCTGAACTCATCTGTCATGATGACAGAAACGACATGTTAGCTCAATTTATTGTACAGACTGCACCAAAAATATTGTCTGACTCCAAGTCATATGTGTATGAAGCTCATATGATGATCAACCGGTGGAGAAATGATTTCCTGGATGAAGAAAATACACCACAACTTTTATCAAGTGCACACGGTAAACTACATCTTGATCATAAGGGTTTCACAAATGTGGATGATATCCAGTACCATGACTACCAGATTCAGACCACATGTGGTGCCTTGATTGCACAAGTGCTGATCCCAAACAATACAAATATTCGAGCAAGATACGTGCGTCGAGCACTTGTGGAGAGCCTCTATCGGCGAGCCAGGATCACCATCAGAGTACAGCCATTTTTCACAGTGGAAGACGCTTTCCTTCACTTTTTTAAACTGTTGTTGCTTCACAAGGAAGCCCAAAACAAGTTGCAGGAAAATGCAGACATTGCACAAGAAGAAACCCAACTTCTCAATTCCAGTCAATTATTCCCTCCAAATAATCCAAAACTTGTTTTTAATTAA